A genomic segment from Planctomycetota bacterium encodes:
- a CDS encoding sialidase family protein yields the protein MADVNGLFSRPSAAVGFAALAAVVFSAAFAFAGTPRGDAGVTAARLPAEGTLEPFLGEPRFDTQQVFSGDRFPNVVVATDGTVLAVWGGVRVRRSEDGGKTWGPEILVGKGHMGGGVTVNEANGEIFAFVGKAHPPTTETVYRSQDNGKNWAAVEVEIKPDSKGNKPEMHMNEHGITLRHGKHKGRLLRPARWYAAGNKGSEWPNHYTTAIYSDDGGKTWLTTAPFPAFGTGEATVAELSDGRIYYNSRRHWAPEGVDNLRRWTAWSDDGGATWKDLANCTVLPDGPQNTGYGLMGGLVRLPIEGKDILIFSNCESPGGRDHGTVWASFDGAKTWPIKRLITPGAFAYSSLNAGRPGTKSEGWIYLLYEDGGAQMARFNLNWLLQGEKTGDGETPKGLSKTP from the coding sequence ATGGCAGATGTAAATGGCCTGTTCTCGCGACCGAGCGCAGCGGTCGGCTTCGCAGCTTTGGCTGCGGTCGTTTTCTCGGCGGCGTTCGCTTTTGCCGGAACACCGCGCGGAGATGCCGGGGTCACCGCGGCGAGACTGCCGGCGGAAGGCACGCTCGAACCGTTTCTGGGCGAGCCGCGGTTCGACACGCAGCAGGTGTTTTCGGGCGACCGGTTCCCCAATGTGGTGGTCGCAACGGATGGCACGGTGCTGGCGGTCTGGGGCGGCGTGAGGGTGCGCCGCAGTGAAGACGGCGGCAAGACCTGGGGACCCGAAATTCTGGTCGGAAAGGGCCACATGGGCGGCGGCGTCACTGTAAACGAGGCCAACGGAGAAATCTTCGCCTTTGTGGGCAAGGCGCATCCCCCGACCACGGAGACCGTCTACCGCAGTCAGGACAACGGCAAGAACTGGGCGGCCGTGGAGGTGGAGATCAAGCCGGACAGCAAGGGCAACAAGCCGGAGATGCACATGAACGAGCACGGCATCACCCTGCGCCACGGCAAGCACAAGGGCCGACTGCTGCGGCCCGCACGCTGGTACGCCGCCGGAAACAAGGGGTCCGAGTGGCCGAACCACTACACGACCGCCATCTACAGCGACGACGGCGGCAAGACCTGGCTCACCACCGCCCCGTTCCCGGCCTTCGGCACCGGCGAGGCAACCGTGGCCGAACTGTCCGACGGGCGGATCTACTACAACTCCCGCCGCCATTGGGCGCCGGAGGGCGTCGACAACCTCAGGCGCTGGACCGCCTGGAGCGACGACGGCGGGGCAACCTGGAAGGATCTGGCGAACTGCACGGTGCTCCCTGACGGGCCGCAGAACACCGGCTATGGCTTGATGGGTGGCCTGGTCCGCTTGCCGATCGAGGGCAAAGACATCCTGATCTTCAGCAACTGCGAAAGCCCCGGCGGCCGCGACCACGGGACCGTCTGGGCCAGCTTCGACGGCGCCAAGACCTGGCCGATCAAGCGCCTCATTACACCAGGCGCCTTTGCCTACTCTTCGCTCAATGCCGGTCGCCCCGGGACGAAGAGCGAAGGCTGGATCTACCTCCTGTACGAAGACGGCGGTGCCCAAATGGCCCGGTTCAACCTGAACTGGCTACTGCAGGGCGAGAAGACGGGCGACGGCGAAACGCCGAAAGGGCTGTCGAAAACGCCATAG